One Pararhizobium sp. IMCC3301 DNA segment encodes these proteins:
- a CDS encoding MurR/RpiR family transcriptional regulator: MADGETATGITTVYERLQSGFDELTRAERKLAVFLMENWPVSGLSSITKVASNADVSTPTVARMIHKLGFSGFPAFQAALRDELEAKISNPIEKHERWSSDAPDTHILNRFADAILQNLRQTFSHINPDDFDSTCRMLAEPDHTIFIAGGRITHTLAEYLFLHLQMIRSGTVLIPSSGAAWPHYVMDMKAGDVLVILDVRRYQNDLLKLAEIAAGRDVNIILLTDQWRSPIASHAKWTFNSRIEVPSAWDSTAALLVLMETMIADIQKTLWDTTSERMQDLEGLFDRTRLFRKFK, translated from the coding sequence TTGGCAGACGGCGAAACTGCAACCGGTATCACAACGGTTTATGAGCGCTTGCAATCAGGCTTTGACGAACTCACACGGGCAGAGCGGAAACTCGCAGTGTTTTTGATGGAGAACTGGCCGGTCTCGGGTCTGTCCAGCATCACCAAAGTGGCCAGCAATGCCGATGTCTCCACACCGACTGTCGCGCGCATGATCCACAAGCTTGGCTTTTCCGGCTTTCCCGCATTTCAGGCCGCTTTGCGTGATGAGTTGGAGGCAAAGATTTCCAACCCCATCGAAAAGCATGAACGCTGGTCATCGGATGCGCCCGACACGCACATTCTGAACCGCTTTGCCGATGCCATATTGCAGAATCTGCGGCAGACTTTTTCCCATATCAATCCCGATGATTTTGACAGCACCTGCCGGATGCTGGCGGAACCGGACCATACGATCTTCATTGCCGGGGGCCGCATCACCCACACACTGGCTGAATATCTGTTTCTGCATCTGCAGATGATCCGGTCCGGAACAGTGCTGATTCCCTCCAGTGGCGCTGCCTGGCCGCATTATGTGATGGATATGAAAGCCGGTGATGTACTGGTCATACTCGATGTGCGGCGCTATCAAAATGATCTGCTGAAGCTTGCCGAAATTGCCGCCGGCAGAGACGTCAACATCATTCTGCTGACGGATCAGTGGCGCTCGCCCATTGCATCACACGCCAAGTGGACTTTCAACAGCCGCATCGAAGTGCCGTCAGCATGGGATTCAACGGCAGCTCTCCTGGTTCTGATGGAAACCATGATTGCCGACATTCAAAAAACTCTCTGGGATACGACAAGCGAGCGGATGCAGGATCTGGAAGGCCTGTTCGACCGCACCCGTCTGTTCCGGAAATTCAAGTAA
- a CDS encoding ABC transporter ATP-binding protein has protein sequence MSALLKLNAISKIYPAVVANDAVDLTVMPGEIHAVLGENGAGKSTLMKIIYGVTAPDAGTIEWQGQPVRIRNPAHARALGIGMVFQHFSLFDTLTVAENIALAMKGSVNSITPRIVAASARFGLNVRPEMRVQSLSVGERQRVEILRCMLQEPRLIIMDEPTSVLPPQGVKDLFRTLKTLAAEGIGILFISHKLDEIRELCDVATVLRLGKVTGTAIPREESSKSLARMMIGRDLPHAENTGTHAGGAQRLAVRHLSFTPQDIFATPLEDVSLTLQAGEILGIAGVSGNGQNTLLALLSGETRLPDADAASICLDDTSLGSIGPTARRKLGLHFIPEERLGRGAVPSHDLSENSLLTGFGSGLARFGFLNLRAMKQFSADTIAAFDVRCGGPGSTAQSLSGGNLQKFIVGREISLQPEVLIVSQPTWGVDVGAAAAIRQKLVDLRNAGVAILVVSEELEELFEICDRLHVMFRGRLSAGIRTVDTNVEDIGLAMTGDFERLDTPLEGRMIAHA, from the coding sequence ATGAGCGCGCTGCTGAAGCTCAACGCCATCTCCAAAATCTATCCCGCGGTAGTGGCCAATGACGCCGTCGATCTGACCGTCATGCCCGGCGAAATCCATGCCGTGCTCGGTGAAAACGGCGCTGGCAAATCCACTTTGATGAAAATCATTTACGGTGTTACCGCGCCTGACGCCGGCACGATTGAATGGCAGGGCCAGCCGGTCCGAATCCGCAACCCGGCTCATGCCAGGGCGCTTGGCATCGGCATGGTATTCCAGCATTTTTCCCTGTTCGACACGCTGACGGTGGCGGAGAATATCGCGTTGGCGATGAAAGGTTCGGTGAACAGTATTACGCCGCGCATTGTCGCCGCGAGCGCGCGCTTCGGTCTCAATGTGCGTCCCGAAATGCGGGTCCAGTCCCTGTCTGTGGGGGAGCGCCAGCGTGTTGAAATTCTGCGCTGCATGCTGCAGGAACCCCGGCTGATCATCATGGATGAGCCGACGTCGGTTCTGCCGCCGCAGGGTGTGAAGGATCTGTTCAGAACCCTGAAAACCCTGGCGGCAGAGGGCATAGGCATTCTTTTCATCTCCCACAAACTCGATGAAATACGCGAATTGTGCGATGTCGCCACGGTCCTGCGTCTCGGCAAAGTGACGGGAACCGCGATTCCGCGCGAGGAGAGCAGCAAGTCTCTGGCGCGGATGATGATCGGGCGCGATCTGCCCCATGCCGAAAACACCGGCACACATGCCGGCGGCGCGCAGCGGCTTGCAGTCAGACATCTCAGCTTTACCCCGCAGGACATATTCGCGACGCCGCTGGAAGACGTCTCTCTGACCCTCCAGGCCGGGGAAATTCTTGGCATCGCCGGTGTGTCCGGTAACGGCCAGAACACGCTGCTCGCTCTGCTCTCGGGTGAAACCCGACTGCCAGACGCCGATGCAGCCAGCATTTGCCTGGATGACACGTCACTCGGCAGCATCGGGCCTACCGCGCGCCGCAAGCTTGGCCTGCATTTTATTCCCGAAGAACGCCTTGGGCGCGGTGCCGTGCCGAGCCATGATCTGAGTGAAAACAGTCTGTTGACCGGCTTTGGCTCGGGGCTCGCCAGATTCGGATTTCTCAATCTGCGGGCAATGAAGCAATTTTCCGCTGATACCATTGCCGCCTTCGATGTGCGCTGTGGCGGGCCGGGCTCGACCGCGCAAAGCCTGTCCGGTGGCAATCTGCAGAAATTCATCGTCGGCCGCGAGATTTCGCTGCAGCCGGAGGTACTGATCGTCTCGCAGCCGACATGGGGCGTGGACGTCGGAGCGGCGGCCGCGATTCGGCAGAAACTGGTCGATCTGCGCAATGCCGGTGTGGCCATTCTGGTGGTCTCTGAAGAACTGGAAGAATTGTTTGAAATCTGTGACCGGCTGCATGTCATGTTTCGCGGCAGATTATCCGCAGGAATTAGAACCGTGGACACCAATGTGGAAGATATTGGCCTCGCCATGACCGGCGATTTCGAGCGCCTCGACACACCGCTCGAAGGCAGGATGATCGCCCATGCATAG
- a CDS encoding aromatic ring-hydroxylating dioxygenase subunit alpha, producing MTISDVARNQWYPVAIENLLNRERPENVVLMGEQLTVRRSADDTVLVTSTDGQDCPVTLAYGHVWSSIGTPGHALFDIPEADEPGRRMVDCGAVRVKASPLRVVENFLDIAHFPFVHTDVLGAEPHTEVEPYKVEIRDTVDEVWATKVRFFQPQAAKSAGEGQMTDYMYRVPAPCVSILYKTCPPRPGAWDVIALFVRPISEVLCDAYAWMALYDDDSAQSDLIQFQQMIFLQDRSILENQLPRLLPLDPKMEIPTRADTTSIAYRRWLKRQGMVYGAQLVAR from the coding sequence ATGACCATATCTGATGTTGCACGCAATCAGTGGTATCCGGTCGCGATTGAAAATCTCCTCAACCGGGAGAGACCGGAAAATGTGGTGCTGATGGGCGAGCAGCTCACCGTTCGGCGCAGCGCTGACGATACCGTACTTGTGACCTCGACCGACGGGCAGGACTGCCCGGTGACGCTTGCCTATGGCCATGTCTGGTCATCCATCGGCACGCCCGGACACGCCTTGTTCGACATTCCCGAAGCTGACGAGCCGGGCCGCAGAATGGTCGATTGCGGCGCTGTCCGCGTCAAGGCCTCGCCCCTGCGTGTGGTCGAGAACTTTCTCGACATTGCGCATTTCCCGTTTGTTCATACCGATGTTCTGGGCGCCGAGCCGCACACCGAAGTTGAGCCTTACAAGGTTGAAATCCGCGATACGGTGGATGAGGTCTGGGCCACAAAGGTTCGGTTCTTTCAGCCCCAGGCGGCGAAATCTGCCGGTGAAGGCCAGATGACGGATTACATGTACCGGGTGCCTGCACCCTGCGTTTCCATTCTCTACAAGACCTGCCCGCCGCGCCCCGGCGCATGGGATGTCATTGCGCTGTTTGTGCGGCCCATATCGGAAGTTCTGTGCGACGCCTATGCCTGGATGGCGCTGTATGATGATGACAGTGCGCAATCCGATCTCATTCAGTTTCAGCAGATGATCTTTCTCCAGGACCGCTCGATTCTGGAAAACCAGCTACCGCGTCTGCTGCCGCTTGATCCGAAAATGGAAATCCCGACCCGCGCCGACACAACCTCGATTGCCTATCGCCGTTGGCTGAAACGTCAGGGCATGGTCTACGGCGCGCAATTGGTGGCGCGCTGA
- a CDS encoding aromatic ring-hydroxylating dioxygenase subunit alpha, protein MTGDDSQMTADPAGWIPVALSADLAVGGVMRAAIDGQDALDLAVWRARSGTVNAFHNRCPHRGMRLSFGFVRGERLSCIYHGWQYGEDGGCRHIPAHPDLTPPASVGATAFACTDHDGVIWVSTEPETAPGIAGFGGQGLRSIAVDAGANALRKMLEGTVFPVSGGDDMGNSEAEIIAQNRTSLVLEAGNGSVRRRLIIHFQPVGPDKTMLHLQTSPEASVNLKIALSRWAERLRWSAENLGSVTKTCHAGAGEMRP, encoded by the coding sequence ATGACAGGTGACGATTCGCAAATGACTGCCGATCCTGCCGGGTGGATACCGGTCGCATTATCCGCGGACCTTGCCGTTGGCGGTGTGATGCGGGCGGCAATAGACGGGCAAGACGCCCTCGACCTTGCGGTCTGGCGCGCCCGGTCCGGCACCGTCAACGCGTTTCACAATCGCTGCCCGCACCGCGGCATGCGCTTGTCTTTTGGCTTCGTGCGCGGCGAACGCCTGTCCTGCATTTACCATGGCTGGCAATATGGCGAGGATGGTGGATGCCGTCATATTCCCGCCCATCCGGACCTGACCCCGCCCGCTTCTGTGGGTGCCACGGCTTTTGCCTGCACAGACCATGATGGCGTGATCTGGGTTTCAACAGAGCCCGAGACAGCGCCGGGGATCGCCGGATTTGGCGGACAGGGGCTGCGCAGCATTGCTGTCGATGCCGGTGCCAATGCGCTCCGCAAAATGCTCGAAGGCACTGTTTTCCCCGTGTCCGGCGGCGATGACATGGGCAATTCGGAAGCAGAAATAATAGCGCAAAACCGCACCAGTCTCGTTCTGGAAGCTGGAAACGGTTCTGTCCGCCGTCGCCTGATAATCCATTTTCAGCCCGTCGGTCCGGACAAGACTATGCTGCATCTTCAGACCAGCCCGGAGGCATCGGTTAATCTGAAAATTGCTCTGTCGCGCTGGGCGGAGCGCTTGCGCTGGTCTGCCGAAAATTTGGGCAGTGTGACCAAAACCTGTCATGCCGGGGCAGGGGAGATGCGGCCATGA
- a CDS encoding glutathione S-transferase family protein — protein MRLYDYVLSGSSYKARLMMALMGLEYDSVAIDFYPGGEHKKPDFLAINPAGTLPVLVDGDLTLCDTQAILAYLARKYDTSNQWFPDDDPAMLGRILQWLAFAGRLTDTAGAARLHDMLGRPLDVEAARIGAHKALRELEAHLTEQSMRGAAFLVGPEPTIADIACFPYTALSPDGGIAHDDYPAIRNWLIAIRRLPGFVEMPGIHRLHDMRDEEQA, from the coding sequence TTGCGGCTTTACGATTATGTGCTGTCGGGCAGCTCTTACAAGGCCAGGCTGATGATGGCCCTGATGGGACTGGAATATGACTCCGTTGCGATTGATTTTTACCCCGGCGGTGAGCACAAAAAGCCGGATTTTCTGGCGATCAATCCTGCCGGAACGCTGCCGGTGCTGGTCGATGGCGATCTGACGCTATGCGATACGCAGGCTATTCTGGCCTATCTGGCCCGCAAATATGACACATCAAATCAGTGGTTTCCGGACGATGATCCAGCCATGCTGGGCCGCATTTTGCAGTGGCTCGCCTTTGCCGGGCGGCTGACGGATACCGCTGGCGCTGCAAGACTGCACGATATGCTGGGCCGCCCGCTTGATGTGGAGGCTGCCCGCATCGGCGCGCATAAGGCATTGCGTGAACTGGAAGCCCACCTCACCGAACAGTCAATGCGCGGCGCGGCCTTTCTGGTCGGGCCGGAGCCGACCATCGCCGATATCGCCTGTTTCCCCTATACGGCCCTGTCGCCGGATGGCGGGATTGCCCATGATGATTATCCTGCCATCCGCAACTGGCTGATTGCCATTCGCCGTCTGCCCGGATTTGTGGAAATGCCCGGCATCCACCGTCTGCATGACATGCGTGACGAGGAACAGGCATGA
- a CDS encoding acylphosphatase — MATQLFTFSGDVNKPDFLHWICHRGNRLGLDGWVREDVSARTVEVLASGPEELLDAMELGCSLGPMTVWVEDIERCTCAAEPNIEKGFSILAVED; from the coding sequence ATGGCAACACAGCTGTTCACATTTTCCGGTGATGTCAACAAGCCGGATTTTCTCCACTGGATCTGCCACCGCGGCAATCGTCTTGGTCTGGATGGCTGGGTCCGGGAAGATGTGTCCGCCAGAACTGTCGAAGTGCTGGCAAGCGGGCCGGAAGAGCTGCTCGATGCCATGGAGCTTGGGTGTAGTCTGGGGCCGATGACCGTTTGGGTAGAAGATATTGAGCGCTGCACCTGTGCCGCTGAACCGAATATCGAAAAAGGTTTCAGCATCCTCGCTGTCGAGGATTGA